One window of the Oncorhynchus keta strain PuntledgeMale-10-30-2019 chromosome 31, Oket_V2, whole genome shotgun sequence genome contains the following:
- the LOC118364245 gene encoding guanine nucleotide-binding protein G(I)/G(S)/G(T) subunit beta-3-like codes for MGEMEELRKEADNLKDQITEARKVVQDTTLQEAVAGTTLVGRVQLKTRKTLRGHLAKIYAMHWGTDTKLCVSASQDGKLIVWDTLTTNKVNAIPLKSSWVMTCAYAPSGNMVACGGLDNMCSIYNLKGKDGNVKVMRELAAHTGYLSCCRFLNDSEIITSSGDCTCILWDIETGTEKTIFAGHLGDCMSLAVSPDFKMFISGACDFTAKLWDIREATCRQTFSGHESDINAIGFFPNGNAVITGSDDATCKLYDLRADQELITYQDSGIMCGVTSLAASLSGRLLLAGYDDFNVNIWDMLKAERVGVLAGHDNRVSCIGVSSDGMACCTGSWDSFLKIWN; via the exons ATGGGCGAAATGGAGGAGCTGAGAAAGGAGGCGGACAACCTCAAAGATCAGATCACT GAGGCCCGGAAGGTAGTGCAGGACACCACCCTGCAGGAGGCGGTTGCTGGGACGACGCTGGTGGGGCGTGTCCAGCTGAAGACCAGGAAGACGCTGAGGGGTCACCTGGCCAAGATCTATGCCATGCACTGGGGCACTGACACCAA GTTGTGTGTCAGTGCCTCTCAAGATGGAAAGCTGATAGTGTGGGACACCCTGACCACCAACAAG GTGAACGCCATCCCTCTGAAGTCCTCGTGGGTGATGACGTGTGCCTACGCGCCCTCAGGGAACATGGTGGCGTGTGGCGGTCTCGACAACATGTGCTCCATCTACAACCTCAAGGGCAAGGACGGCAACGTCAAGGTCATGCGTGAGCTGGCCGCACACACAG GTTACCTGTCCTGCTGTCGTTTCCTTAACGACAGTGAGATCATCACCAGCTCTGGCGACTGCACCTG TATTCTATGGGACattgagacagggacagagaagaccaTCTTTGCGGGCCACTTGGGTGACTGCATGTCCCTGGCCGTGTCCCCCGACTTCAAGATGTTCATCTCGGGGGCGTGTGACTTCACGGCCAAACTGTGGGACATCAGGGAAGCCACCTGCAGACAGACGTTCAGCGGCCACGAGAGTGACATCAACGCCATCGGG TTCTTCCCCAATGGTAATGCGGTTATAACGGGCTCAGACGATGCCACCTGTAAGCTGTACGACCTGAGGGCAGATCAGGAGCTCATCACCTACCAGGACTCGGGCATCATGTGTGGGGTGACCTCCCTCGCCGCGTCCCTCTCCGGCCGACTTCTCCTGGCCGGATACGATGACTTCAACGTCAATATCTGGGACATGCTTAAAGCCGAGAGAGTGG GAGTGCTGGCTGGTCATGACAACAGGGTGAGCTGCATCGGAGTATCCTCGGACGGAATGGCATGCTGCACAGGATCCTGGGACAGCTTCCTGAAGATATGGAACTGA